The DNA region TACCGGGTAATCAAAAAAACCCAGTACCACCATCGACAGGGTGATACTGTGGCCAACAGTGAACGAGGTTATTGTCCAAATTAGCAGGCGTGTACTGGGCACCAGTAATAGCAAGGCCAGTACAAACAACAGGTGGTCTATACCGGTCCAGATATGCTCAACGCCAAGTACCGCATAAACCTGAATGACTTCTATTGAACCCTGATCAGCAGGCACCACAAAACTTGAGTTATCGGCATTTAATAATTGCTGAACCTTGCGTCCATCTAACCAGTCAATTTTAATAAGCGCCGCGGTTGCTGTTGCTGCCATACCAGTGACAGCCACCGGTTGTCCAATCAGACTGCCACTGCAGCTGACCTGCCAACGCCATATTCTGGCAGTCCCCTGTTCTTTTGCTTCAGGTTGATTTACCACCACACAACTATCGGGTAATTGTGGCTGTAAACTTTGTCCAGCACTGGTCGCTAATGGCGTTTTCCAGAATACCGCATAAGTATTTGTAGATTGCTCAGTCAAATGTAATAACGATGGCGCTAATTTATGCGCAGCAGCTGGCATTGCAGCTAACAGTAACAATATAAATAGCCAGTGCATAAATTGGCTCAAAGACGGAACTCGACGACGATTATTGCGCATTAATCATTGCCTCCATCACCGTAGGCTGAACCACTTCATAATCACTGCGTAATTGCTGTAACAATGCATCCAGGGCTTGCTGCTCTTGCTCACGACGCCATTGCGAAATTAACTGTTTTTCTGCCTCGGGCAAGGTTTTTAACTGCGCGGGCCGATACTGTGTAATCAATACCAAGTGTTCACCGAAACTCGATGTTAGTGGCCCCTGCCAACGCGTATCATCAGTCAACTTTATTGCAAGCTGAAATAATGCCTCGGCAAAACTCACCCCAAAATAACGGGCGACTTGATTAACGTTGAGAAAATTAAAATCAAAGCCATGCAAGAAAGGATCGCTCAAGGAATCAAGTTGCTGCGAGTCATTCAGGGTACTCACATCTTGTAATAATTGGTGCGCATATCTTTTGGGATCTGCGTGCGTATCACGACTCACAAATATATGCTGAAACTTCACCAGCGCTGGTTTCATTAGTTGTGCTTGCTGCTGTTGATAGAGTTGTTCTAATAGCTGCGCAGAAGGTTGCATATTACGTACCGGCGCAAATGCTGACATTTCCATACGCTGAATTAATCGCCGCCGCACCACCACATCATTTATATGCAGCTGCATTGACAGCGCCATTTTTAATAACTCTCGCTCGTCATGCTCAACAGCACTGGCCTGTTCTGAATTAAGAAACTGCATATTTTTAATCAAACGCTGCCGTACCACTGTATCGGTCAAGTGCCATTCATGCTTAATCGCCTGCTGAAATAAAATCTCCCGATCTATTTCATTGTTGATCAACTGCTGCACTTGTTTTTCGGAAGGTACTCTGCCAGTGGTACGCAACCATTGCCCACGGAGCTCGGCAATTTTTTCTGTAGAGGGCGCATATATAATGGTGCGCGGCGTGGTTTGCAACTGCTGCTGAATGATGAAAAGGAGCCAGCCGATGATTAAAAAATGCAGCCACGGCTGACGAATAAAAGAGAGCATGAAGTGATTTAACCCAGCGCGAAAAATAAGAACATCATAAGCAATATATGCTTAAGCTTAATCATGCGGCGCATTGTACCAAATAGGTGAAGTCCATGCGCGCTCTTGGATAACCGGCCTATGCTCCTCTGAACAACAAGCCTCCAATCCGTCCGTGATAGTTTTAGGGTTGCTGCAATCAACACCATTGCCGGCACAAATTTTCTGACTCCAACGGCAAGTGGGGT from Oceanicoccus sp. KOV_DT_Chl includes:
- a CDS encoding HupE/UreJ family protein, which translates into the protein MRNNRRRVPSLSQFMHWLFILLLLAAMPAAAHKLAPSLLHLTEQSTNTYAVFWKTPLATSAGQSLQPQLPDSCVVVNQPEAKEQGTARIWRWQVSCSGSLIGQPVAVTGMAATATAALIKIDWLDGRKVQQLLNADNSSFVVPADQGSIEVIQVYAVLGVEHIWTGIDHLLFVLALLLLVPSTRLLIWTITSFTVGHSITLSMVVLGFFDYPVSLVEFSIALSIWVLALELSKRTHNAAVHPGWIANHSWLVAIGFGLLHGMGFAGALQEVGLPSGDIPLALFSFNLGIEIGQLIFVLAVLLLMRWGRRRFTEWGEPAWWATVYSIGGLSAFWCIERGLAVFS
- a CDS encoding peptidylprolyl isomerase is translated as MLSFIRQPWLHFLIIGWLLFIIQQQLQTTPRTIIYAPSTEKIAELRGQWLRTTGRVPSEKQVQQLINNEIDREILFQQAIKHEWHLTDTVVRQRLIKNMQFLNSEQASAVEHDERELLKMALSMQLHINDVVVRRRLIQRMEMSAFAPVRNMQPSAQLLEQLYQQQQAQLMKPALVKFQHIFVSRDTHADPKRYAHQLLQDVSTLNDSQQLDSLSDPFLHGFDFNFLNVNQVARYFGVSFAEALFQLAIKLTDDTRWQGPLTSSFGEHLVLITQYRPAQLKTLPEAEKQLISQWRREQEQQALDALLQQLRSDYEVVQPTVMEAMINAQ